In Sedimentibacter sp. MB31-C6, one genomic interval encodes:
- the fabF gene encoding beta-ketoacyl-ACP synthase II — MKKRVVITGMGVVSPIGTGLETFWENVKKGKCGISPIESFDTTDYSVKLAGEVKDFNPVDYMEKKEAKRQDRYSQFAVVASDLAVKDSGLDIENVDSNRFGVIVGSAVGGIHTIEKEHEKLLTKGPNRVSTFFIPMMLSNIASGLVAIKYKAKAVNFSTVTACATGANAIGESFRKIQNGECDVMITGGAEAAITPCSIAGFTALTTLSTTTDANRASIPFDKERSGFVMGEGAGILVLEDYDHAVNRGAKIYAEVVGYGATCDAYHMTSPDPNSEGASKSMENAIKDADIEPQDIGYINAHGTSTLYNDKFETQAIKKIFSDYAKEVPISSTKSMTGHLLGAAGAVEAIVCAKALEDSYIPATINHKVSDPDLGLNFVPNVGINKEIGYALSNAFGFGGHNATLVIKRYIKNS; from the coding sequence ATGAAAAAAAGAGTAGTTATAACTGGAATGGGAGTTGTAAGTCCTATAGGAACTGGTTTAGAAACATTTTGGGAAAATGTCAAAAAGGGAAAATGTGGAATAAGTCCAATTGAATCTTTTGATACAACAGATTACAGTGTTAAGTTAGCAGGAGAAGTAAAGGATTTTAATCCAGTTGATTATATGGAAAAAAAAGAAGCAAAGAGACAAGATAGATATAGTCAATTTGCAGTTGTTGCATCTGATTTAGCAGTTAAGGATTCAGGCCTTGATATTGAAAATGTAGATAGTAATAGGTTTGGTGTTATAGTAGGAAGTGCAGTTGGTGGTATCCACACGATTGAAAAGGAACATGAAAAGTTATTAACAAAGGGTCCAAATAGAGTTTCAACATTTTTTATACCAATGATGCTTTCTAACATTGCATCAGGGTTAGTGGCTATCAAATATAAGGCGAAAGCGGTAAATTTTAGTACAGTTACTGCATGTGCTACAGGTGCAAATGCTATTGGAGAGTCTTTTAGAAAAATACAAAATGGTGAATGTGATGTAATGATTACTGGAGGAGCTGAAGCAGCTATAACTCCATGTTCTATTGCAGGTTTTACTGCTTTAACTACACTATCTACAACTACAGATGCAAATAGAGCATCAATTCCTTTTGACAAAGAAAGAAGTGGTTTTGTAATGGGTGAAGGCGCAGGTATTTTAGTTTTAGAAGATTATGACCATGCAGTTAACAGAGGAGCTAAAATATATGCTGAAGTAGTAGGTTATGGTGCTACATGCGATGCGTATCACATGACATCTCCAGATCCAAACTCAGAAGGTGCATCAAAGTCTATGGAAAATGCAATTAAGGATGCAGATATAGAACCACAAGATATAGGTTATATTAATGCTCATGGAACAAGTACATTATATAATGATAAATTTGAAACACAGGCTATTAAAAAAATATTCAGTGATTATGCAAAAGAAGTACCAATAAGCTCAACTAAATCTATGACTGGGCATCTTTTAGGAGCTGCTGGGGCTGTTGAAGCAATAGTGTGTGCTAAAGCTTTAGAAGATTCATATATTCCAGCAACTATCAATCATAAAGTGTCAGATCCTGATTTAGGATTGAATTTTGTTCCTAATGTAGGAATTAATAAGGAAATTGGTTACGCTCTTTCTAATGCCTTTGGTTTTGGTGGACATAATGCAACTTTAGTTATAAAAAGATATATTAAAAATAGTTAA
- the fabG gene encoding 3-oxoacyl-[acyl-carrier-protein] reductase has protein sequence MKTAIVTGASKGIGAVIATRLNELGYNLVLNYRSNTKSMEELIKSFTNKDTQNLIIQCDISKYNEAKNLIEEAYSKFGAVDVLINNAGITKDNILPLMAEEEFDLVIDTNLKGTFNCCKHISKKMLKQKYGRVINISSVVGLAGNAGQVNYSASKAGIIGLTKSMARELARKNILVNAIAPGFIQTEMTDKIPEDTRKEMMKNIPLQRLGQPKDIADAVEFLISEKSSYITGQILSVNGGFYM, from the coding sequence ATGAAAACTGCAATAGTAACAGGAGCTTCCAAAGGTATAGGAGCAGTTATAGCTACAAGGTTAAATGAGTTAGGATATAACCTTGTTTTGAATTACAGAAGCAATACCAAATCAATGGAAGAGTTAATAAAAAGTTTTACAAATAAAGATACACAAAACTTGATAATACAATGTGATATTTCAAAATATAATGAAGCTAAAAATCTAATAGAAGAAGCATACTCAAAGTTTGGTGCTGTGGATGTTTTAATTAATAATGCAGGAATTACAAAGGATAATATTTTACCTCTTATGGCTGAGGAAGAATTTGATTTAGTTATAGATACAAATTTAAAGGGAACTTTTAATTGCTGTAAACACATATCAAAGAAGATGTTAAAACAAAAATATGGAAGAGTAATTAATATTTCATCTGTAGTAGGTCTTGCAGGAAATGCTGGTCAAGTTAATTATTCTGCCTCTAAGGCTGGCATAATTGGACTGACTAAGTCTATGGCAAGAGAATTAGCTAGGAAGAACATATTAGTAAATGCAATAGCACCAGGATTTATTCAAACGGAAATGACTGATAAAATCCCTGAAGATACAAGAAAAGAAATGATGAAAAACATACCATTGCAAAGATTAGGCCAACCGAAAGATATTGCTGATGCAGTTGAATTTTTAATATCAGAAAAATCATCTTATATAACTGGTCAAATTTTATCTGTTAATGGTGGATTTTATATGTAA
- the fabD gene encoding ACP S-malonyltransferase, producing MNKTAFVFPGQGAQYAGMGKEFYENFNESKDIFERANEALGFDIAKICFEGSNEDLSVTKITQPAILTVCMAIYEVIKNNKSNSFAMGGLSLGEYSALTASGAIDFETAVKLVYNRGNYMQNAVPVGEGGMLALLGCSDEDAIRFCNHVTNNCDLLEPANFNCPGQIAAGGKSNAIEYALKETTNFNIKKAVKLQVSAPFHTSMLKPAGNKLKEDLLKVNFKRPECNVVSNVDTEYYQNEEEIKSKLEKQVYNPVRWEACVRKMIADGVNTFVEIGPGKTLCSFIKKIDKSVKFINIENIETLNKYLELSYA from the coding sequence ATGAATAAAACAGCTTTTGTTTTCCCTGGCCAAGGCGCACAATATGCAGGTATGGGAAAAGAATTCTATGAAAACTTTAACGAAAGTAAGGACATATTTGAAAGAGCTAATGAAGCTTTAGGATTTGATATAGCAAAGATATGTTTTGAAGGTTCAAATGAAGATTTAAGTGTAACGAAGATAACACAGCCAGCTATTTTAACAGTTTGCATGGCTATATATGAGGTTATAAAGAATAATAAAAGTAATTCTTTTGCAATGGGTGGTTTAAGTCTAGGTGAATATTCTGCTTTGACAGCTTCAGGAGCTATTGATTTCGAAACTGCAGTTAAACTTGTTTACAATAGAGGTAATTATATGCAAAATGCCGTTCCAGTAGGAGAAGGCGGTATGTTAGCATTATTAGGATGCTCAGATGAAGATGCAATTCGTTTCTGTAATCATGTTACTAATAATTGTGATTTGTTGGAACCTGCTAATTTTAATTGCCCAGGTCAAATTGCAGCTGGAGGAAAAAGCAATGCAATTGAATATGCCTTAAAAGAAACTACAAATTTTAATATAAAGAAAGCTGTAAAACTTCAGGTTAGCGCACCTTTTCATACATCTATGCTTAAGCCTGCAGGTAATAAACTAAAGGAAGATTTATTAAAAGTTAATTTTAAAAGACCTGAATGTAATGTTGTATCTAACGTTGATACAGAATACTATCAGAATGAAGAAGAAATTAAAAGTAAACTTGAAAAACAAGTTTATAACCCAGTAAGATGGGAAGCTTGTGTAAGGAAAATGATAGCTGATGGAGTTAATACGTTTGTTGAAATTGGACCTGGAAAAACATTATGCAGCTTTATAAAGAAAATAGATAAAAGTGTTAAGTTTATTAACATAGAGAATATAGAAACATTAAATAAGTATTTAGAATTATCTTATGCTTAA